One segment of Terriglobales bacterium DNA contains the following:
- the pstA gene encoding phosphate ABC transporter permease PstA, producing the protein MRWRRRLTDYAATAAAAFTTLLVLAPLLAIFAYLVYRGAGTLSWAFLTETPKPVGEPGGGMANAIIGSGTILAIACALGVPLGVGAGIYLAEYGRNRFGNLIRFTADVLNGVPSIVVGIVVYSLIVLRQKHFSAFSGGVALAIMLVPTVTRATEEMLLMVPHSIREAALGLGVPEWRTTVSITLRTALPGVITAIMLGFGRIAGETAPLLFTAFGNQFWNLRPDQPTAALPLQIFAYAISPYDEWHRQAWAGALVLILLIVGTVAAVRLLAARGVVKGAA; encoded by the coding sequence GTGCGCTGGCGGCGCCGGCTCACCGACTACGCAGCCACCGCCGCCGCAGCCTTCACCACACTGCTGGTCCTGGCGCCGCTGCTGGCCATCTTCGCTTACCTGGTCTATCGCGGCGCCGGCACACTGAGCTGGGCCTTTCTCACCGAGACCCCAAAGCCGGTGGGCGAGCCGGGCGGTGGCATGGCCAACGCCATCATCGGCTCCGGCACCATTCTGGCCATTGCCTGCGCCCTGGGAGTGCCGCTGGGAGTGGGCGCGGGCATCTACCTGGCGGAATACGGACGCAACCGCTTCGGCAACCTCATCCGCTTCACCGCCGACGTTCTGAACGGGGTTCCCTCCATCGTGGTCGGGATCGTCGTGTACTCGCTCATCGTCCTGCGGCAGAAACATTTCTCCGCCTTCTCCGGCGGAGTGGCGCTGGCCATCATGCTGGTGCCCACCGTCACCCGCGCCACCGAAGAGATGCTGCTCATGGTGCCGCACTCCATCCGCGAAGCGGCGCTGGGCCTGGGCGTCCCCGAGTGGCGCACCACGGTTTCCATCACCCTGCGGACAGCGCTGCCCGGAGTGATCACCGCCATCATGCTGGGCTTCGGCCGCATCGCCGGGGAGACCGCGCCGCTACTCTTCACCGCCTTCGGCAACCAGTTCTGGAACCTGCGCCCCGACCAGCCCACCGCCGCCCTGCCCCTGCAGATCTTCGCCTACGCCATCTCTCCCTACGACGAATGGCACCGCCAGGCCTGGGCGGGAGCGCTGGTGCTGATCCTGCTGATCGTGGGGACGGTCGCCGCCGTCCGGCTGCTCGCCGCCCGCGGCGTGGTGAAAGGAGCGGCCTGA
- the pstB gene encoding phosphate ABC transporter ATP-binding protein PstB: MGVGIEVGQLSAWFGRTQALFAISLNAAANHATAIIGPSGCGKSTFIRCLNRLHETNPEARVEGQVRIGGQDIYGNGTNPVELRRRVGMVFQKANPFPTMSIYDNVAAGLKLNGVRNRRRLDEVVERSLRSAALWDEVKDFLKKKSGASLSGGQQQRLCIARALAVEPEVLLMDEPASALDPIATAKIEDLIFELKERYTVVIVTHNMQQAARVAEFTAFFLMGRLIEFDQTQKIFTNPSNKQTEDYITGRFG, encoded by the coding sequence ATGGGAGTCGGCATCGAAGTCGGCCAGCTCTCCGCCTGGTTCGGCCGGACGCAGGCGCTGTTCGCCATCTCGCTCAACGCCGCCGCCAATCACGCCACCGCCATCATCGGCCCTTCGGGCTGCGGCAAGTCCACCTTCATCCGCTGCCTCAACCGCTTGCACGAGACCAACCCCGAAGCCCGGGTGGAGGGCCAAGTTCGCATCGGCGGCCAGGACATCTACGGCAACGGCACCAACCCGGTGGAGCTGCGCCGCCGCGTGGGCATGGTGTTCCAGAAGGCCAACCCCTTCCCTACCATGTCCATCTACGACAACGTGGCCGCCGGACTGAAGCTCAACGGAGTGCGCAACCGCCGCCGGCTGGACGAAGTGGTGGAGCGCTCCCTGCGCAGCGCCGCGCTCTGGGACGAGGTGAAAGATTTCCTGAAGAAGAAGTCGGGAGCCAGCCTCTCCGGCGGGCAGCAGCAGCGACTGTGCATCGCCCGGGCGCTGGCCGTGGAGCCCGAGGTCCTGCTCATGGACGAGCCCGCCTCCGCGCTCGATCCCATCGCCACCGCCAAGATCGAGGACCTGATCTTCGAGCTCAAGGAGCGCTACACGGTGGTCATCGTCACCCACAACATGCAGCAGGCGGCCCGGGTGGCGGAATTCACGGCCTTCTTCCTCATGGGCCGGCTCATCGAGTTCGACCAGACGCAGAAAATCTTTACCAACCCCTCCAACAAGCAGACGGAGGACTACATCACAGGAAGGTTCGGATGA
- the phoU gene encoding phosphate signaling complex protein PhoU gives MTRTRFQQGLEELKQKLLEMAGMAEQAVDRVVEAYRKREVSLCKQVLEGEPAINRAEREIDELALDLLAMQQPMAVDLRFILAVIKINADLERVGDQAVNIAERVMDMSGHPAADLPVDIPRMASTAAGMVKRALEAFIQGDADLGQAVLEMDDIVDRMNRDAFISLSRLMRSSPESSGPALDALLIARNLERVADHATNIAEDVIFWVRGADVRHGGGSEEPPAQG, from the coding sequence ATGACGCGTACCCGGTTCCAGCAAGGGCTCGAAGAACTGAAGCAGAAACTTCTGGAGATGGCGGGCATGGCCGAGCAGGCCGTGGACCGGGTCGTCGAGGCCTACCGCAAGCGCGAAGTCAGCCTCTGCAAACAGGTGCTGGAGGGCGAACCGGCCATCAACCGCGCCGAGCGCGAGATTGACGAGTTGGCCCTCGATCTGCTCGCCATGCAGCAGCCCATGGCCGTGGACCTGCGCTTCATCCTGGCGGTCATCAAGATCAACGCCGACCTGGAGCGCGTGGGCGACCAGGCGGTGAACATCGCCGAGCGCGTGATGGATATGAGCGGCCATCCCGCCGCCGACCTGCCCGTGGACATCCCGCGCATGGCCTCCACTGCCGCCGGCATGGTCAAGCGCGCGCTCGAAGCCTTCATCCAGGGCGACGCCGACCTGGGCCAGGCGGTGCTGGAGATGGATGACATCGTGGACCGCATGAACCGCGACGCCTTCATTTCGCTCTCCCGGCTCATGCGCAGTTCCCCGGAGTCGAGCGGCCCTGCTCTGGACGCGCTGCTCATCGCGCGCAACCTGGAACGCGTGGCCGACCACGCCACCAACATCGCCGAGGACGTCATCTTCTGGGTGCGCGGCGCCGATGTGCGCCACGGCGGGGGCTCCGAGGAGCCGCCTGCGCAGGGCTGA
- a CDS encoding arsenate reductase ArsC: MKTVIFACTHSAGRSQMAAAFLSALADPAKARAVAAGTEPAERVHPEVAAAMGELGFDLTGARPRKLTAELAAEASLMVTMGCGEDCPYVPGLRVEDWALDDPKGKSAAEVRRIRDGIRSRVKELIEREGLGSEGPGS, translated from the coding sequence ATGAAGACAGTGATTTTCGCGTGCACGCACAGCGCCGGGCGCTCGCAGATGGCGGCAGCGTTCCTTAGCGCGCTGGCCGATCCGGCGAAGGCGCGCGCAGTGGCGGCGGGGACGGAGCCCGCCGAGCGCGTGCATCCCGAGGTGGCGGCGGCCATGGGCGAGCTGGGATTCGACCTCACCGGGGCGCGGCCGCGGAAATTGACCGCGGAATTGGCAGCGGAGGCCAGCCTGATGGTCACCATGGGCTGCGGCGAGGACTGTCCCTATGTGCCGGGGCTGCGTGTGGAAGATTGGGCGCTGGACGACCCCAAGGGAAAGTCGGCGGCGGAGGTGCGCCGCATCCGCGACGGCATCCGGTCGCGGGTGAAGGAGCTCATCGAGAGGGAAGGGCTGGGAAGCGAGGGCCCGGGCTCTTGA
- the pstS gene encoding phosphate ABC transporter substrate-binding protein PstS: protein MNRITVLICCLMLLSSAALAQTNLNGAGATFPYPVYSKWFSEYHKKHPDIQINYQSIGSGGGIRQVLAGTVDFGATDGPMTNDQLAQAKTKILHIPTVLGAVVPAYNVPGVKTDLKFTPQALAGIFLGRISSWNDKAIADANPGVSLPSQPIIVVHRSDGSGTTFVWTDYLSKVSPDWKNQVGAKTSVSWPVGIGAKGNEGVAGMVRQMEGAIGYVELIYAEQNKIAYGSVKNVSGAFVKASLQSTTAAAASVKNMPADFRVSITNAPGKDAYPIASFTWLLIPTPAKDAQKGKILADFLSWMVNDGQELATQLTYAPLPKEVADKVKATIGQVR, encoded by the coding sequence TTGAACCGGATTACCGTTCTGATCTGCTGCCTGATGCTGCTGTCCAGCGCCGCCCTCGCGCAAACCAACTTGAACGGCGCGGGCGCGACCTTTCCCTATCCCGTCTACTCCAAGTGGTTCAGCGAATACCACAAGAAGCATCCCGACATTCAGATCAACTACCAGTCCATCGGCTCGGGCGGCGGAATCCGCCAGGTGCTGGCCGGGACGGTGGACTTCGGCGCCACCGACGGCCCCATGACCAACGACCAGCTCGCCCAGGCCAAGACGAAGATCCTGCACATCCCCACGGTGCTGGGCGCGGTGGTTCCCGCCTACAACGTGCCGGGGGTGAAGACCGACCTCAAGTTCACTCCGCAGGCTCTGGCCGGGATCTTCCTGGGCCGCATCTCTTCCTGGAACGACAAGGCCATCGCGGACGCGAACCCCGGCGTGAGCCTGCCCAGCCAGCCCATCATCGTGGTGCATCGCTCCGACGGCAGCGGCACCACCTTCGTCTGGACCGACTATCTTTCGAAGGTGAGCCCCGACTGGAAGAACCAGGTGGGGGCCAAGACCTCCGTCTCCTGGCCGGTGGGCATCGGCGCCAAGGGCAACGAGGGCGTAGCCGGGATGGTGCGCCAGATGGAAGGCGCCATCGGCTACGTGGAGTTGATCTACGCCGAGCAGAACAAGATCGCGTATGGCAGCGTGAAAAACGTTTCCGGAGCGTTTGTGAAGGCCAGCCTGCAGAGCACCACGGCGGCCGCGGCCTCGGTGAAGAACATGCCGGCGGACTTCCGCGTCTCCATCACCAACGCCCCGGGCAAGGACGCTTATCCTATCGCCAGCTTCACCTGGCTGCTGATCCCCACGCCCGCCAAAGACGCGCAGAAGGGTAAAATCCTCGCCGACTTCCTGAGCTGGATGGTGAACGACGGGCAAGAGCTTGCCACCCAGCTCACCTATGCCCCGCTCCCCAAAGAGGTCGCGGACAAAGTTAAAGCCACCATCGGGCAGGTGCGATGA
- a CDS encoding putative porin yields the protein MRTALKCCVVLLFSAVLMAQAAPSGSAKSKKKSSSGAMTTQDVRELRQALAAQQQQIQQMQDEMRRRDQLLEQMQQALAQAQTNASTAQEKAAAAQSFASQQGESVSKVQSDLADVKLNQTNAAASTQEDQKRVSKIEGIVGRFRFTGDVRVRQETFTSQDNPLCPVGACQLRARERIRLRFGFEGKLNEDFNAGIFMASGIITDPTSSNETLNNVFERKTISFDRGYITYNPQAHKWLSLTGGKFAYSWIRTNSMWDPDLNPEGFSEKASFDLKNGGIFKNVTFTGMQLLFNEVGVGQDSKALGGQISTKMQLGSHVTMTPAFSGLKWQLTDVILNEPASVNGGAAVGAFAPNGMTNCTTGVSPNRHFCSRFLYADFIDSFVFKTPWERFPINLQMEFEKNLGAATSAVTGTKQDKLYLFDVNVGRTRSKNDIQFGYSWWRQEQDSVITSFNESDQRSPSNVLQNKIYFNWKVRDNVTIGVTDWIGRTLNTALENAKRAPGVPVGGKDPYLQRFQFDIIYSF from the coding sequence ATGAGAACCGCCCTGAAGTGCTGTGTCGTACTCCTGTTTTCCGCTGTGCTGATGGCGCAGGCCGCGCCCTCGGGCTCCGCTAAGAGTAAGAAGAAGAGCAGCAGCGGCGCCATGACCACGCAGGACGTGCGCGAGCTGCGCCAGGCCCTGGCCGCGCAGCAGCAGCAGATCCAGCAGATGCAGGACGAGATGCGCCGCCGCGACCAGTTGCTGGAGCAGATGCAGCAGGCCCTAGCCCAGGCGCAGACCAATGCCAGCACCGCGCAGGAGAAGGCTGCGGCCGCGCAGTCCTTCGCCAGCCAGCAGGGCGAATCGGTCAGCAAGGTGCAGAGCGACCTGGCGGACGTGAAGCTCAACCAGACCAACGCCGCTGCCAGTACCCAGGAGGACCAGAAGCGCGTATCCAAGATCGAGGGCATTGTCGGCCGCTTCCGCTTCACCGGCGACGTGCGCGTGCGTCAGGAGACCTTCACCTCGCAAGACAACCCGCTCTGCCCCGTCGGCGCCTGCCAGCTCCGGGCGCGTGAGCGCATCCGCCTGCGCTTCGGCTTCGAGGGCAAGCTCAATGAGGACTTCAACGCCGGCATCTTCATGGCCTCCGGCATCATCACCGACCCCACCTCCAGCAACGAGACCCTCAATAACGTCTTCGAGCGCAAGACCATCAGCTTCGACCGCGGCTACATCACCTACAATCCCCAGGCCCACAAGTGGCTCTCGCTCACCGGCGGCAAGTTTGCCTATAGCTGGATCCGCACAAACTCTATGTGGGACCCCGATCTGAACCCCGAAGGCTTCAGCGAGAAGGCTTCCTTCGACCTGAAGAACGGCGGCATCTTCAAGAACGTGACCTTCACTGGCATGCAACTGTTATTCAACGAAGTGGGCGTGGGCCAGGACTCCAAGGCTCTGGGCGGCCAGATCTCGACCAAGATGCAGCTCGGCTCCCATGTCACCATGACGCCCGCTTTCAGCGGCCTGAAGTGGCAGCTCACCGACGTCATCCTGAACGAACCTGCTTCCGTCAACGGCGGGGCCGCCGTCGGAGCTTTCGCGCCCAACGGCATGACCAACTGCACCACTGGGGTATCTCCCAACCGCCATTTCTGCTCCCGCTTCCTGTATGCGGACTTTATCGACAGTTTCGTCTTCAAGACGCCTTGGGAGCGATTCCCGATCAACCTCCAGATGGAGTTCGAGAAGAACCTCGGCGCCGCCACCTCCGCCGTGACCGGGACCAAGCAGGACAAGCTCTACCTGTTCGACGTCAACGTAGGCCGCACCCGCAGCAAGAACGACATCCAGTTCGGCTACAGCTGGTGGCGGCAGGAGCAGGATTCCGTGATCACCTCGTTCAACGAGAGCGACCAGCGCTCCCCCAGCAACGTCCTGCAAAACAAGATTTACTTCAACTGGAAGGTGCGCGACAACGTGACCATCGGCGTCACCGACTGGATCGGGCGTACGCTCAACACCGCGCTGGAGAACGCCAAGCGCGCCCCCGGCGTCCCCGTGGGCGGCAAAGACCCGTACCTCCAGCGTTTCCAGTTCGACATTATCTACAGCTTCTAG